The bacterium genomic interval ATATGAAAAATATAACTAAAAAAAATATTCCTGAATTTAAAACTGAGGAAGAAGAAAGAGAGTTTTGGGCCGATAAAGATTCTGCAGAATATATTGATTGGTCAAAATCTAAAACTATTACTTTGCCAAAATTAAAACCGACTCTAAGGACTATTTCAATCAGATTCCCCGAGATAATTATTGAAGAATTAAAATTTCTCGCTAATAAAAAGGATGTACCTTACCAATCTCTGCTGAAAATATTTGTAGCAGAAAGAATAGATGAAGAGCTTCATAAATAAGATAAGATAACACCAAATGAACCGGATGAAAACGCAACATGTCATTGACAATTTTTCATTCTGCAGACGTGAAGTGGTTTTTGGAATAAAAAATTTTTTAAGGAAAATTCCTTAACCTGTGTTTCATAAAATATCAGTTGTTTTCACCGTTGATTTAAGCATTAATAAACAACCTGTTTGATTCAGCATATAGCTATTATTTTTTTTAAACCGCACTCCGGGGGCATCATGCAATTAAACAGAATACCGGGATTTATATTTTTTTTATATTTATCACTTAATTTTTCTGCTGTTTCCCAGACATTAAATTTAAAAATTGATAAAGTATTTACAATAGGCGGGCCGGAGATTGAAAAAGAGGGGTATCTTTTTATTGCTCCTCAGGAGGCTTTTACAGACTCTTCGGGAAATATTTATGTAAGAGATGTTGTTACAACCATGGGCTATCACAGT includes:
- a CDS encoding BrnA antitoxin family protein; the encoded protein is MKNITKKNIPEFKTEEEEREFWADKDSAEYIDWSKSKTITLPKLKPTLRTISIRFPEIIIEELKFLANKKDVPYQSLLKIFVAERIDEELHK